In Treponema primitia ZAS-2, a genomic segment contains:
- a CDS encoding sigma-70 family RNA polymerase sigma factor, protein MATMTAKVKKETRNIQRNSSRSTNSDENILSMYLKEINKIPLLAREEEEEAARQAAKGNRASQHKLINANLRFVVNVAKKYQGQGLPLSDLISEGNIGLMNAIERYDVDKGYHFISYAVWWIRQAILKAICEKSRMIRLPLNRANELVQIEKAKKCVQEVGSGEAEINEIARLLEMEPDHVADLINISRDLVSLENPVYDEKNSSTLGDFIEDEHYASPEKYATDSALQDDIESVLGTLNPKEADIIRYRFGLGAKAPMSLKEIGDRFNLTKERIRQIEKKALRRLQHPSRMCVLESYVA, encoded by the coding sequence ATGGCAACAATGACAGCGAAAGTAAAAAAAGAGACCCGGAACATTCAGCGAAATTCTTCCCGGAGCACTAATTCCGATGAAAATATTCTCTCCATGTATTTAAAAGAAATTAATAAGATCCCCCTTTTGGCCAGAGAAGAGGAAGAGGAAGCTGCCCGCCAGGCAGCCAAGGGAAACCGCGCTTCCCAGCACAAACTGATTAACGCCAATCTCCGATTTGTGGTCAACGTGGCTAAAAAATACCAGGGCCAGGGGCTTCCCCTTTCGGACCTGATCAGTGAAGGGAATATCGGCCTTATGAACGCTATTGAGCGCTACGATGTGGACAAGGGCTACCACTTCATTTCCTATGCGGTCTGGTGGATACGCCAAGCCATACTCAAGGCGATTTGCGAAAAATCCCGGATGATTCGGCTGCCTCTGAACCGGGCCAATGAGTTGGTGCAGATTGAGAAAGCCAAGAAGTGCGTCCAGGAAGTCGGCAGCGGAGAGGCGGAGATCAACGAGATCGCCAGGCTCCTGGAAATGGAACCGGACCATGTGGCGGATCTGATCAATATTAGCCGGGACCTGGTTTCCCTGGAAAACCCTGTGTATGATGAGAAGAATTCTTCTACCCTGGGTGATTTTATCGAAGACGAACATTACGCTTCCCCGGAGAAGTACGCCACCGATTCGGCCCTCCAGGACGATATTGAGTCGGTGTTAGGCACCCTCAATCCCAAGGAAGCGGACATCATCCGCTACCGTTTCGGCCTGGGCGCAAAGGCCCCCATGTCCTTAAAGGAAATTGGGGATCGCTTCAACCTGACCAAAGAACGGATCCGCCAGATTGAGAAAAAGGCCCTTAGGCGCTTACAGCACCCTTCACGGATGTGTGTCCTTGAAAGTTATGTAGCCTAA